The genomic segment GCAGATTTGACTCCTTCGGATCTGAGATGGACGATAAGTTTAACTCCCTCAGATCCGAGATGGATGAAAAATTTAGCTCCCTCAGGTCCGAGATGTATGGTAGGTTCGATTCTCTCAGATCTGGGATGGAAGGCAGGTTTGACTCCTTCGGATCTAAGATGGATGAAAAGTTTAACTCCCTCAGGTCTGAGATGGACAATAAATTTAACTCCCTCAGATCTGAGATGGACGATAAGTTTGACTCCCTCAGGTCTGAGATGAATGAAAAGTTTAGCTCCCTCAGGTCTGAAATCAATCTGCTCAGGACTGAAATGAACGGACGAATAGACAAAATGCTACGGTGGACGGTCGGAACGGTAGCTCTCTTTGGGATACTTATCAGCGCCTTAATGGCATTAAAACTCTTTGGATAAGATCACGGGTGGTCTAATGTTCGAGACCCCAAAGAGAGCTTCCAAACATTGTCCTTACTTGATCTGATCGGAGGGCGAGGGAACGTTTAGGATTCGCGCCTCATTCAGCACGCCGATGATGGCGACGATGGAGATAGAATCGTCGGAGGTATGGGGATGAAGATATATATCCTCACCGATCTTGAGGGCGTGGCGATGGTCTCCAGGTGGGAT from the Candidatus Poribacteria bacterium genome contains:
- a CDS encoding apolipoprotein A1/A4/E family protein; the protein is MRSEVVTVLTEKLGPEGFDALDQMIEEKVRQMGVTKDEYREILSRLDLLEHGYRELKGEVTELRREIRLINERLDSLNERFDSLRSEMYGRFDSLRSGMEGRFDSFGSEMDDKFNSLRSEMDEKFSSLRSEMYGRFDSLRSGMEGRFDSFGSKMDEKFNSLRSEMDNKFNSLRSEMDDKFDSLRSEMNEKFSSLRSEINLLRTEMNGRIDKMLRWTVGTVALFGILISALMALKLFG